From the genome of Verrucomicrobiota bacterium, one region includes:
- a CDS encoding sigma-70 family RNA polymerase sigma factor — translation MNAAVRATTAAREGMEAHAGLNGAGGAPWWTAAGLAVADRGGNGAGRNAAWRPGWPGASDNADDEQEEAERHVQFEREALVHLDLLYNSAMQMTHNAADAQDLVQDTFVKAYRFFDKYKAGTNCKAWLFRIMKNTFINSFRKRSRQPVRVDFNDVEPILKAKQPVDEHADRSLPVMHRFDEVVDDDIKRALDQLPFEFRMATVLCDIEGLSYQEIAEIMDCPIGTVRSRLSRARRFLQRRLNGFAVEHGIIKSEDGDE, via the coding sequence ATGAATGCGGCAGTGAGAGCGACTACGGCTGCGCGAGAGGGGATGGAAGCCCACGCGGGGTTGAACGGCGCTGGAGGAGCACCGTGGTGGACGGCGGCCGGGCTGGCAGTCGCCGACCGCGGCGGGAACGGAGCCGGCAGGAATGCAGCATGGCGCCCGGGTTGGCCGGGGGCGTCGGATAACGCGGACGACGAGCAAGAGGAGGCCGAGCGACACGTTCAGTTCGAGCGCGAGGCGCTCGTGCACCTCGATCTGCTCTACAACAGCGCGATGCAGATGACCCACAACGCGGCCGACGCTCAGGACCTTGTCCAGGACACGTTTGTCAAGGCGTACCGCTTCTTCGACAAGTACAAGGCCGGCACCAACTGCAAGGCGTGGCTGTTCCGGATCATGAAGAACACCTTCATCAACTCGTTCCGGAAGCGGTCGCGCCAGCCTGTGCGCGTTGACTTCAACGATGTCGAGCCGATTCTGAAAGCCAAACAGCCGGTCGATGAGCACGCGGACCGCTCGCTGCCCGTGATGCACCGGTTCGACGAGGTTGTGGACGACGACATCAAGCGCGCGCTGGATCAGCTCCCGTTCGAGTTCCGGATGGCCACGGTGCTCTGCGACATCGAGGGGCTGAGCTATCAGGAGATTGCCGAGATCATGGACTGCCCGATTGGCACGGTGCGCTCGAGGCTATCGCGCGCGCGGCGTTTCCTCCAGCGCCGCCTCAACGGGTTTGCCGTCGAGCACGGGATCATCAAGTCAGAAGACGGGGACGAGTAG
- a CDS encoding 4Fe-4S binding protein, with amino-acid sequence MGRLRKIVRIDRDKCDGCGLCVMACAEGALQIVDGKAQLVGEVYCDGLGACLGECPQGAITVEEREAEAFNEAAVQEHLEAHRPYPMPSPQPAPVPSFGGCPGAMARTIKREAPAASSRSGVGAPSQSALANWPVQLHLVPVQAPYLRGARLLIAADCVPVALADFHRELLDGRTLVIGCPKLDDVEAYAGKLAELFRLNDVASIDVAYMEVPCCSGLVRLVRAALAGSGKETPLHLIKIGIGGDVLERTSAVAPRA; translated from the coding sequence ATGGGCCGATTGAGGAAGATCGTTAGGATCGATCGTGACAAGTGCGACGGCTGCGGCCTGTGCGTGATGGCATGTGCCGAAGGTGCGTTGCAGATCGTTGACGGCAAGGCGCAGCTCGTCGGCGAGGTCTACTGCGACGGTCTTGGCGCCTGCCTGGGCGAGTGTCCACAAGGCGCAATCACCGTCGAGGAACGTGAGGCCGAGGCGTTCAACGAGGCGGCCGTTCAGGAGCATCTCGAGGCCCATCGTCCGTACCCGATGCCTTCGCCGCAGCCGGCGCCGGTCCCGTCCTTCGGCGGCTGTCCCGGCGCCATGGCGCGCACGATCAAACGCGAGGCACCCGCAGCAAGCTCACGAAGCGGCGTCGGAGCGCCCTCCCAGTCAGCGCTTGCCAATTGGCCCGTGCAGCTCCATCTTGTGCCTGTGCAGGCGCCGTATCTTCGGGGGGCGCGGCTGCTCATTGCGGCCGATTGCGTTCCGGTTGCGTTGGCCGACTTCCATCGCGAGCTGCTCGACGGACGCACCTTGGTCATCGGATGTCCGAAGCTCGACGACGTCGAGGCGTATGCCGGCAAGCTGGCGGAGCTGTTCCGCCTCAACGATGTCGCCTCGATTGACGTGGCTTACATGGAGGTGCCGTGCTGCTCTGGGCTCGTGCGCCTCGTGCGCGCGGCGCTGGCAGGCTCGGGCAAAGAGACGCCGCTTCACCTCATCAAGATCGGCATCGGCGGTGACGTGCTCGAACGCACGTCAGCAGTTGCGCCACGTGCTTGA